Below is a genomic region from Tepidiforma bonchosmolovskayae.
TCGAGGCTGTGCCCGAACGTCCGCGGCATCCGCGGGTTGACCTGCGCCACTACCGTCCGCGCGTGGATCGCCGCCGCCATCGCGCAGTCGACCGACACCCCCAGCGTGCACCGGCCCTCCCGGTCCGGCGGGCTCACCTGGATGAACGCCACGTCGAGCGGCAGCGCCCCGCCCGGCTCGAACTGCCGCGGGATGTCCGAAAGGAAAATGGGCGTGTAGTCGGCCCGCCCCTCCTGCACCGCCTGCCGCACGTTCGGCCCGATGAACAGCGCGTTGTGCCGGAACCGCTCCTCCATCCCCGGCTCGACGTACGGCGCCGGCGCATCGGTGTGCAGGTGGACGATCTCCACGTCCCGCAGGTCCTGCCGAATCGCCACCAGCCCTTCGACCAGCACGCGGGGCGTGCACACCCCGCCGTGCACGTACACCCGGTCGCCGTGCTGGACCACACCGACCGCTTCGTCCAGTCCCACAATCCGCATGCGGTTCAGCCTGCCCGGCCGCACGTGAACGGCGCAACCCCCATGCGGGCGCGATGACGGCGGCCCTTCGCCCGCTTCTGCCACACTTGCACCGCATGCCCAGCGTCCTCTGGTTCCGCCGCGACCTCCGCCTCCACGACCACCCGGCCCTCCAGGCAGCCATCGAAGCCGGCCCCGTCGCGCCCCTGTTCGTCCTCGACCCCGCGCTCCTCCGCGGGCGCTGGGCCTCCCCGAACCGCACGGCCTTTCTCCTCGCCTCGCTCCGCGAACTCGATGCGGCCCTCCGCGAACGCGGCGCCCGTCTCCACATCCGCCTCGGCCGCCCGGCCGAGGTCGTGCCCCGCTTCGCCTCCCAAGTCGCCGCCGCAGACGTCTTCGTCTCCCGCGACTACACCCCCTGCGCCCGCCGCCGCGATGCCGCCGTCGCCCGCGCCCTCGAGGCAGCCGGCATCCGCTTCCACGCCCGCCGCGGCACCCTCGTCCACGAGCCCGAAGACGTGCGCGGTGCCGCTGGCCAGCCCCTCTCCGTCTTCACCCCCTTCTTCCGCGCCTGGTCTGCGCTCCCGCTCCGCGCCGTGCTCCCCGCCCCCGGACGCATCCCCAGCGCCTCCGCCGAGCCCGGCACCATCCCGCAGCTCGCCAGCCTCGGCCTGCCCCCGGCGGTCGATGCCCTGCCGCCTGCCGGCGAGGCCGCGGCCCGCGCCCGCCTCGAACGGTTCCTCGCCGGCCCCGTCTGCGCCTACGCCGAAACCCGCGACCGCCTCGACCTGGCCGGCACCTCGCGTATCAGCCAGGACCTCCACTTCGGCCTCCTCTCGCCCCTCGAGGTCGTCACCCGTGCCCGCGCCGTCCCCTGCGATGCCGGGAAGTTCGTCGCCGAGGTCGCCTGGCGGGAGTTCTACCACCACATCCTCTGGCACCACCCCCGCGTCCTCCGCGAGCCGTTCCAGCCCGCCTTCGCCGCCATCCCCTGGCGCAATGCCCCCGCCGACTTCGAAGCCTGGGCTGCCGGCCGCACCGGCTACCCCGTCGTCGATGCCGCCATGCGCGAACTCCTCGCCACCGGCTACATGCACAACCGCGCCCGGATGATCGTCGCCTCCTTCCTCGCCAAGGACCTCCTCATCGACTGGCGCCTCGGCGAAGCCCACTTCATGCGCCACCTGGTCGATGGCGACGTCGCCAACAACGATGGCGGCTGGCAGTGGGCCGCCTCCGTCGGCACCGATGCCCAGCCCTACTTCCGCATCTTCAACCCGGTCGCCCAGTCGAAGAAGTTCGACCCCGAGGGTGCCTTCATCCGCCGCTGGCTCCCCGAACTCCGTCGCGTGCCCGACCGCTACCTCCACGAGCCGTGGACCATGCCCGCCGATGTCCAGCAGGCCGCCGGCTGCATCATCGGCCGCGACTACCCCGCGCCCATCGTCGACCACCACGCCGCCCGCGCGCGCGCCCTCGCCGCCTACGAAGCCGTCCGTCGCGCCGCTCCTACGACAGCCGGTCGATGAGCAGCGTTCCCGTCCCGAGGAGGATGATGAAGCCGATGATATCGGTGAACGTCGTCAGCCAGATCGCGCCGGCGATCGCCGGGTCGCCTCCAGATCGCTTGATCGCCAGGGGGATTACCGCTCCCAGCACCCCGGCGATGATGACGTCGGCGACCAGCGCAAAAAAGACCACCGCCCCGAGCCACGGGTTGAACGACAGCATCAGGCCGAGCAACGCTGTTGGGATGCCCGCAACTGCCCCGTGAATCAGCCCGAAGGCCAGCTCCTTCCGCAATACCGTCCACCAGTCCGAGAGCTTAACCTCGCCGATCGCCAGCCCGCGCACCACCAGCGTCACGACCTGCGTCCCGGTGTTCCCCGCGTGCCCGGCGATGATCGGCATGAACACCGCCAGCGTCGCTGCTCGTGAAATTGTCCCCTCGAACGGCGCCACCGCGAACGCCGCCAGGAACGCCGTCGCGAGGTTCACCAGCAGCCACGGCACCCGCCGCCGCACCGACCGCCACACCGGCGCCATCACGCTCTCCGCCTCGTCGAGGCCGACCATCCGGTACATGTCCTCGGTGGCCTCTTCCTGGAGCACGTCGATCAGGTCGTCGGCGGTCATCACGCCTTCGAGCCGCCCCTCCGCATCCACCACCGGCACGGCCAGCAGGTTGTACTTCTGCAGAATGCGCGCCGCCTCCTCCTGGTCCGCGTCCGTCGTCACCGCGTGGACGTCCCGCTGGGTGATCTCCCTCAGCAGCGTCTTCGGCGACGACACCAGCAGGTCGCGGATCGACACCACGCCCTGCAGCACCCGGTTGTCATCGACCACGTACAGGTAGTACGCCCGGTCCGCCGGCGGCCGCAGCACCCGCAGATAGTCGATCGCCTGCTGCACCGTGATCCCTTCGTTGAGGGCCACGAAGCCGCGCGACATAATGCCGCCGGCCGACTCGTCGCCGTACTGCAGCAGCTCCGCGACTTCCTCGCCGCGGTCCATCTGCGCCAGCGTCTCCGCCTGCTCCTCCGGTTCCAGCTGCTGGATGACGTCCGCCGCAACGTCGTCCTCCACCTCCT
It encodes:
- a CDS encoding cryptochrome/photolyase family protein; protein product: MPSVLWFRRDLRLHDHPALQAAIEAGPVAPLFVLDPALLRGRWASPNRTAFLLASLRELDAALRERGARLHIRLGRPAEVVPRFASQVAAADVFVSRDYTPCARRRDAAVARALEAAGIRFHARRGTLVHEPEDVRGAAGQPLSVFTPFFRAWSALPLRAVLPAPGRIPSASAEPGTIPQLASLGLPPAVDALPPAGEAAARARLERFLAGPVCAYAETRDRLDLAGTSRISQDLHFGLLSPLEVVTRARAVPCDAGKFVAEVAWREFYHHILWHHPRVLREPFQPAFAAIPWRNAPADFEAWAAGRTGYPVVDAAMRELLATGYMHNRARMIVASFLAKDLLIDWRLGEAHFMRHLVDGDVANNDGGWQWAASVGTDAQPYFRIFNPVAQSKKFDPEGAFIRRWLPELRRVPDRYLHEPWTMPADVQQAAGCIIGRDYPAPIVDHHAARARALAAYEAVRRAAPTTAGR
- the mgtE gene encoding magnesium transporter → MADDVAVRELFDDARALAANGEWAKLVALVTSLHPADLAELVLELPEEERVALLDHLPTDVVADLFEYVEDDDLKELIRGVGVKDLPAVLEEVEDDVAADVIQQLEPEEQAETLAQMDRGEEVAELLQYGDESAGGIMSRGFVALNEGITVQQAIDYLRVLRPPADRAYYLYVVDDNRVLQGVVSIRDLLVSSPKTLLREITQRDVHAVTTDADQEEAARILQKYNLLAVPVVDAEGRLEGVMTADDLIDVLQEEATEDMYRMVGLDEAESVMAPVWRSVRRRVPWLLVNLATAFLAAFAVAPFEGTISRAATLAVFMPIIAGHAGNTGTQVVTLVVRGLAIGEVKLSDWWTVLRKELAFGLIHGAVAGIPTALLGLMLSFNPWLGAVVFFALVADVIIAGVLGAVIPLAIKRSGGDPAIAGAIWLTTFTDIIGFIILLGTGTLLIDRLS